From a single Aspergillus puulaauensis MK2 DNA, chromosome 2, nearly complete sequence genomic region:
- a CDS encoding Zn(II)2Cys6 transcription factor (COG:S;~EggNog:ENOG410QDW6;~InterPro:IPR036864,IPR021858,IPR001138;~PFAM:PF00172;~go_function: GO:0000981 - DNA-binding transcription factor activity, RNA polymerase II-specific [Evidence IEA];~go_function: GO:0008270 - zinc ion binding [Evidence IEA];~go_process: GO:0006355 - regulation of transcription, DNA-templated [Evidence IEA]) produces MVGVPHSTGCSRCRERRIKCDKATPECSQCRRYGRECPGYRRTYSFRDEGPGLERRHLSSASRAPRQSASETESPVPDAARRVRDNALAMMRRYASLGDDYISTGSPTRILLERQHIQCFADFIRTAFPTMYYHNRFRATDRLDFPSYVIQDVGSHIFQDAAVACLSSVYLAYLSQDSALLKTSRQMYAQTLHEVAHALQTPDAMSDAMLSTMMMLSVYEMYAQTNNDAWVVHADGVRRLMVSRGARSHAHGMARSCYIAYRGFLVATAIYKGKPCFLDEEEWQHLALHVGAEDSRKPTEWSSSIHPAELVFTEIVKCPRYLSEALELAYFFPSPSVTAAIPDLMHRVRATSRALREATANLRASIDYDQRSHSRSQYEDEMAGESGPSLLLQGAESTIFVMKDLLDRLVRAAARPETSSALSFRVVSELDRGPPLAPNNRIDFLAVTWLDRIASSMGMIGTAIVSDY; encoded by the exons ATGGTTGGTGTACCTCACAGCACTGGCTGTTCCCGGTGTCGAGAGAGACGTATCAAG TGTGATAAGGCAACCCCAGAGTGTTCACAATGTCGTCGATATGGTAGAGAATGTCCGGGCTATCGACGAACGTACAGCTTCCGGGACGAAGGTCCCGGCCTCGAACGTCGACACCTCTCATCCGCTAGCCGTGCACCCAGACAATCAGCCTCGGAAACGGAATCTCCTGTACCAGATGCTGCAAGAAGGGTTCGCGATAATGCACTTGCTATGATGCGCCGGTATGCTTCACTAGGGGACGACTACATCAGCACGGGCTCTCCCACCCGAATCTTACTCGAAAGACAACACATCCAGTGCTTCGCGGACTTCATTCGCACGGCCTTTCCAACCATGTACTATCACAACCGATTCCGTGCTACCGACCGACTTGACTTTCCATCGTACGTCATCCAAGATGTCGGCTCTCATATCTTTCAAGACGCAGCTGTTGCGTGTCTGAGCTCGGTTTATCTCGCCTATCTTTCACAAGACTCAGCACTGTTGAAAACAAGCCGGCAGATGTATGCGCAGACACTTCACGAGGTCGCCCATGCGTTGCAGACTCCCGACGCAATGTCAGATGCGATGCTAAGCACCATGATGATGCTTAGTGTTTATGAAATGTATGCCCAGACCAACAACGACGCTTGGGTAGTCCACGCAGACGGTGTTAGACGATTGATGGTGAGCCGTGGAGCACGCTCTCATGCCCATGGTATGGCTCGGTCCTGCTACATTGCCTACCGTGGTTTCTTAGTAGCAACTGCTATCTACAAggggaagccctgtttccttgatgaggaggaatggCAGCATTTAGCGCTCCATGTCGGGGCGGAGGACTCCCGAAAGCCAACTGAGTGGTCTTCATCTATCCATCCCGCTGAGCTGGTATTCACGGAGATAGTCAAGTGCCCACGCTATCTCAGCGAGGCACTCGAACTCGCGTACTTCTTTCCATCTCCGTCTGTCACAGCTGCAATTCCAGACCTAATGCACCGCGTACGGGCAACCAGTCGTGCCCTTCGTGAGGCAACCGCGAACCTTCGTGCGTCCATTGATTACGACCAACGCTCGCATTCCAGGTCACAGTATGAAGATGAAATGGCCGGCGAAAGTggcccttctcttctcctccagggGGCCGAAAGTACCATTTTTGTTATGAAAGATCTGCTGGATCGACTTGTAAGAGCAGCGGCTCGACCAGAAACGAGTTCTGCGCTTTCGTTCCGTGTCGTGTCGGAGTTGGATCGTGGTCCGCCCTTGGCTCCCAACAACCGGATTGACTTTCTTGCTGTCACCTGGTTAGATCGGATTGCTTCTTCTATGGGGATGATTGGAACTGCAATCGTTTCGGATTATTGA
- a CDS encoding uncharacterized protein (COG:G;~EggNog:ENOG410Q18F;~InterPro:IPR013078,IPR029033;~PFAM:PF00300): protein MAPIIHCVRHAQGVHNLCTENHVIPDPQLTDLGIEQCQKLRDSFPRHDQIDLVVASPLRRTIYTALQSFEPVFKANPNMKLILLPDIQETSDVPCDTGSDPEVLRKEIEEKGLPVDASLVTDGWNVKTGRYAPTNAAVGGRARAARRWLKARPEKEIAMVSHGGVLHYFTEDWEDSSQFQGTGWVNTEYRTYTYSDKIDLDDLEDEKLDSDNATLVETLESRQRRGKQGPMAERQKQKELYKRGVDGWNAQGLQLSTAEREAAKVPAGKEVDGVRV from the exons ATGGCCCCTATCATCCACTGCGTTCGCCACGCCCAG GGCGTCCACAATCTTTGCACTGAAAACCACGTTATCCCCGATCCCCAGCTCACCGACCTCGGAATCGAACAATGCCAGAAACTCCGCGACAGCTTCCCCCGCCATGATCAGATCGACCTCGTAGTTGCCTCCCCGCTCCGTCGCACGATATACACGGCCCTGCAGAGCTTCGAGCCTGTCTTCAAAGCAAACCCCAACATGAAACTGATTCTGCTACCGGATATCCAAGAAACGAGCGACGTCCCGTGCGATACCGGCTCAGACCCGGAGGTGCTGcgcaaggaaatcgaggagAAGGGACTACCAGTCGATGCGAGCTTGGTGACTGATGGATGGAATGTTAAG ACCGGTCGCTACGCACCCACCAATGCTGCAGTCGGTGGGCGTGCGCGCGCAGCTCGACGCTGGCTCAAGGCTAGAccggagaaggagatcgcGATGGTTTCGCACGGTGGTGTTCTACACTATTTCACTGAGGATTGGGAGGACAGCAGCCAGTTCCAGG GAACCGGCTGGGTCAACACAGAATACCGCACATACACCTACTCGGACAAGATTGATCTCGACGATCTAGAAGACGAGAAGCTCGATTCGGATAATGCTACCTTAGTTGAGACTCTTGAATCGCGACAGCGCCGCGGCAAGCAGGGTCCCATGGCTGAGcgacagaagcagaaggagctcTACAAAAGGGGTGTAGATGGGTGGAATGCCCAAGGGCTGCAGCTTAGTACCGCCGAGCGGGAGGCAGCCAAGGTGCCGGCTGGTAAGGAGGTCGATGGGGTTCGTGTATAG
- a CDS encoding alpha/beta hydrolase (CAZy:CE10;~COG:I;~EggNog:ENOG410Q0B5;~InterPro:IPR033140,IPR029058,IPR013094;~MEROPS:MER0033274;~PFAM:PF10340,PF07859;~TransMembrane:1 (o6-26i);~go_function: GO:0016787 - hydrolase activity [Evidence IEA]), with translation MPASNTLVSLGVATVAAPVIFFSVMLRRARKLATEPQEPRISCAEDLHRSFSRGVSSILPFESASHYLKPQSLEFILKSNRFGPFQPELCIKSSSDSLKGYWICKGPPGKSQLEVESDIVLVWFHGGGYCFGDPLSPAVSLLRVAEIAGARGLSMSIFSVEYTLAPAATFPRQQEEAVAAYRHLVETQAIPPDKIILAGDSAGGHLVLSCLIALHREGIQRPKGALLMYPWVNLTNNSPTFESNRHKDVLSKRLLDRCVEAVIGERGRVEALNLEDLINPWEPGREHAWDTILPPFTWVNVGEHDVLLHDVQTFVVRARAKGARVHLEVRPNATHGWNFTVDKNAEKFFCGLGPDDQVSKGVMAGSDKVCEGIFKIIEDDLFAVVGDED, from the exons ATGCCAGCCAGCAACACTCTTGTCTCTCTGGGGGTGGCTACAGTTGCTGCACCCGTGATCTTTTTCTCGGTGATGCTGCGCAGAGCTCGCAAACTTGCTACAGAGCCACAGGAACCCCGGATTTCCTGCGCCGAAGACCTTCATCGTTCGTTTTCCAGAGG TGTTTCCTCTATTCTTCCATTCGAATCAGCAAGCCATTATCTGAAGCCCCAATCGCTCGAGTTCATCTTGAAATCCAATCGCTTCGGGCCTTTTCAGCCCGAGCTATGCATTAAATCATCCAGCGATTCATTGAAGGGATACTGGATCTGCAAAGGGCCGCCGGGAAAGTCCCAATTGGAGGTAGAAAGTGATATCGTGCTTGTTTGGTTCCATGGAGGTGGTTATTGCTTTGGTGACCCTTTGAGCCCCGCCGTGAGTCTCCTTCGTGTCGCCGAAATTGCAGGCGCCCGTGGTCTTTCAATGAGTATATTCTCCGTTGAGTACACACTGGCACCGGCAGCCACGTTTCCCCGCCAGCAAGAGGAGGCCGTTGCAGCATATCGCCATCTTGTGGAAACTCAGGCGATACCTCCAGATAAAATCATCTTGGCAGGAGACTCAGCCGGTGGGCATTTGGTTCTTTCTTGTTTGATTGCTCTGCATAGGGAGGGCATTCAAAGGCCAAAAGGAGCGTTGTTAATGTATCCCTGGGTCAATCTTACAAACAATTCGCCTACGTTCGAAAGCAACCGACACAAGGACGTGCTCAGCAAACGGCTTCTTGATCGTTGCGTTGAAGCAGTTATCGGAGAACGAGGCCGTGTGGAAGCATTGAACCTTGAGGATCTTATCAACCCGTGGGAACCTGGAAGAGAGCATGCCTGGGACACGATATTGCCGCCGTTCACCTGGGTCAATGTTGGCGAGCATGATGTGCTTCTGCATGATGTTCAGACCTTTGTTGTGCGCGCCAGAGCCAAGGGCGCGCGGGTGCATCTCGAGGTCAGGCCTAATGCGACACACGGTTGGAATTTCACGGTGGACAAAAATGCGGAGAAGTTTTTCTGTGGTCTGGGCCCTGATGACCAAGTGTCGAAGGGGGTTATGGCCGGGAGTGACAAGGTTTGCGAGGGtatctttaagattatagAGGACGATTTGTTTGCGGTTGTGGGTGATGAAGATTGA
- a CDS encoding glycoside hydrolase family 43 protein (CAZy:GH43;~COG:G;~EggNog:ENOG410PN7Q;~InterPro:IPR023296,IPR006710;~PFAM:PF04616;~SECRETED:SignalP(1-17);~go_function: GO:0004553 - hydrolase activity, hydrolyzing O-glycosyl compounds [Evidence IEA];~go_process: GO:0005975 - carbohydrate metabolic process [Evidence IEA]), giving the protein MSLILHSLLALLPSVIAVQSPLGSGHNNIAQALAGNPVFPGWYADPEARIFNNRYWIYPTYSALYEEQTFFDAFSSPDLLTWTKHHAILNISEIPWSTNQAAWAPSVARRRRPVNSDLDSSSDSGDGAAYDYFMYFSVGDGAGIGVAKSTTGQPEGPFEDAIGKPLVPETVFGAEAIDAQLYQDDADGRVWLYYGGWSHAIVVELNDDMVSLKGDYLEITPEGYVEGPWMLKRNGTYYFMYSVGGWGDNSYGVSYVTGPSPTGPFSSTSTQILQGDDLVGTSTGHNSVFTPDGEDYYIVYHRRYLNDTARDHRIVCIDRMEFDAEGNILPVNITKEGVEGRPL; this is encoded by the exons ATGAGCCTCATTCTTCACTCCCTCCTTGCTCTCCTTCCATCGGTCATCGCCGTCCAAAGCCCCCTTGGGAGCGGGCACAACAACATCGCCCAGGCACTTGCAGGAAACCCCGTATTCCCCGGCTGGTACGCTGATCCGGAAGCACGCATTTTCAACAATCGCTACTGGATCTATCCCACCTACTCCGCACTCTACGAAGAACAAACCTTCTTTGATGCTTTCTCTTCGCCGGATTTGTTGACATGGACCAAACACCACGCCATCCTTAACATCTCCGAAATCCCATGGTCCACCAACCAGGCAGCCTGGGCGCCATCCGTGgctcgtcgccgccggcCCGTAAACTCAGATTTAGACTCCTCCAGTGACAGTGGAGATGGTGCTGCCTACGACTACTTCATGTACTTCTCtgtcggcgatggtgcaGGCATTGGAGTAGCGAAGTCGACCACGGGCCAACCAGAGGGTCCCTTCGAGGATGCCATAGGAAAGCCGCTCGTGCCAGAAACTGTCTTCGGTGCGGAAGCAATCGATGCGCAATTATACCAGGACGACGCTGATGGCCGCGTCTGGTTGTACTATGGGGGCTGGAGTCACGCTATTGTAGTCGAGTTGAATGACGACATGGTAAGCTTGAAGGGTGACTACCTGGAAATTACCCCAGAGGGATATGTCGAGGGTCCGTGGATGTTGAAGCGGAACGGCACCTACTACTTTATGTATAGTGTTGGCGG ATGGGGCGACAATTCATACGGTGTTAGCTATGTCACTGGGCCTTCTCCAACTGGACCTTTCTCTAGCACCTCGACCCAGATCCTGCAAGGGGATGACTTAGTCGGCACTAGTACTGGTCACAATAGCGTGTTCACGCCTGATGGCGAGGACTACTATATCGTCTATCACCGGCGGTACTTGAACGACACTGCGCGTGACCATCGAATTGTCTGCATTGACCGTATGGAATTCGACGCTGAAGGAAATATTCTACCGGTTAACATAACCAAAGAGGGCGTTGAAGGGAGGCCATTGTAG
- a CDS encoding uncharacterized protein (COG:S;~EggNog:ENOG410PGRM), giving the protein MLDENLPTFYLKPAKDAYLSTVYLQQYGNEPEPAYSLRYPNPSSPDSRNRFAAALYDPYVPDVVYGEVLIIPEWTQPTLSAEAIRQNGGVAPPPEPILPTRFTIRLYNPDQQVTVNYNPKTWNTPASWSFEMPQHSFREPTGSTLDRVRVDPAAADTTPKLRFSWRKDSKLSKDLTCLLRGKTSAIPETKTKSKEPDITVSIFKSLRELTLYEPNLYRVEMEDFKGLEVVLMLGAITIRDVYFGTFKEAFRVSKQSSATASPTSNSPTAYTPAANRPARPSPAPLVTDIPPAPAPQQPPARVSPQITKQQEQARREEERRTKKMLEEEEKARRKRQAEVEKETRRLQKLYGEEEKKARAQTPGLPPRPSAPQAPNGHHGYQYQRPHPRYNQGPSHMSHGGSQPYLQIPGQMSTTTLLSPPVGPPQPAGKPLHNKRSSFFGFRRASDEGKLSKKRSSMF; this is encoded by the exons ATGCTTGACGAGAATCTTCCTA CATTCTATCTCAAGCCGGCCAAGGATGCCTATCTATCCACGGTCTACCTTCAACAGTACGGCAATGAGCCGGAGCCGGCGTACTCCCTTCGCTATCCaaatccctcctctcccgaTTCCAGGAACCgcttcgccgccgccctctATGACCCTTACGTCCCCGATGTTGTCTACGGTGAAGTCCTAATTATACCCGAATGGACACAACCAACGCTCTCGGCAGAAGCCATCCGCCAGAATGGAGGCGTCGCACCACCTCCAGAGCCGATCCTCCCCACCCGCTTCACGATCCGACTCTACAACCCCGACCAACAGGTGACTGTAAACTACAATCCGAAGACTTGGAATACCCCGGCCTCCTGGTCATTCGAGATGCCGCAACACAGCTTTCGCGAGCCCACCGGTTCTACTCTCGATCGCGTACGAGTTGAtcctgctgcggcggacaCCACACCCAAGTTGCGCTTCAGCTGGCGAAAAGATAGCAAGTTGTCCAAGGATCTCACTTGCTTACTCCGTGGCAAAACATCCGCGATTCCCGAGACGAAAACCAAAAGCAAGGAGCCGGATATTACTGTATCAATTTTCAAAAGCTTGCGTGAACTGACCTTGTACGAACCAAACCTATACCGTGTTGAAATGGAGGATTTCAAAGGTCTAGAAGTTGTTCTCATGCTTGGGGCTATCACCATCCGCGACGTTTATTTTGGTACTTTCAAGGAAGCATTCCGTGTCTCTAAACAAAGCTCTGCTACTGCCTCACCTACTTCTAATTCACCAACTGCCTACACCCCGGCCGCGAATAGACCGGCCCGACCTAGCCCAGCCCCATTGGTAACCGACATtccaccagccccagcacctCAACAGCCACCAGCCAGAGTATCTCCTCAAATCACCAAACAGCAGGAACAAGcgcggagggaggaggaacGACGGACAAAGAAAatgttggaggaagaggaaaaagcCCGTCGCAAACGCCAGGCGGAGGTTGAAAAGGAAACGCGTCGGTTACAGAAACTTtacggcgaggaggaaaagaaagctcGGGCACAGACTCCTGGACTACCTCCAAGACCATCCGCACCGCAAGCCCCAAACGGACACCATGGGTACCAGTACCAACGCCCACATCCTCGGTATAACCAAGGCCCGTCGCACATGTCCCACGGAGGCTCGCAACCGTACTTGCAAATACCCGGCCAGATGTCGACAACAACCTTGTTATCGCCCCCAGTAGGCCCACCACAGCCGGCGGGCAAGCCGCTACACAATAAGCGGAGTAGCTTCTTTGGGTTTCGACGGGCCTCAGATGAAGGGAAACTATCAAAAAAGCGCAGCTCCATGTTTTGA
- a CDS encoding hydroxyacid-oxoacid transhydrogenase (COG:C;~EggNog:ENOG410PID1;~InterPro:IPR001670,IPR039697;~PFAM:PF00465;~go_function: GO:0016491 - oxidoreductase activity [Evidence IEA];~go_function: GO:0046872 - metal ion binding [Evidence IEA];~go_process: GO:0055114 - oxidation-reduction process [Evidence IEA]) yields the protein MVPAIRIPASAATRARNLLRTVQYTHPPSCPCHSNPNHHHHNPRSPTLADHVRRHMATPTDPSREKEYAFEMAASSIRFGPGSTKEVGMDFANMKAKRVCVVTDSNVAKLDAMKQAIEGLTREGIEFTVFDKVRVEPKDSSIKEAIAFAKPYQPDAFLAVGGGSVIDTAKLMNLYTAYPEADFLDFVNAPLGKGLPVERALRPLVAVPTTAGTGSETTGTAIFDLVSKRAKTGIAHRNLKPTLGICDPINTRTMPSAVHAASGLDVLCHSLESWTAIPYNERTPRPTNPINRPAYQGANPISDIFSLQALRDTVKYLPRAVKDPDDFEAQSKMLLAATLAGVGFGNAGVHLCHGMSYPISSQNPGYKHAGYDVDYPIIPHGVSVAVTAPAVFRFTAASNPDRHLAAAEAFGVDITNVKRESAGEVLGEALSRFLSDLGDQPLGLRNLGFKSADIEGLVEGTLPQKRVLMLAPNLNSEIEAEKDELRGLLEESLTY from the exons ATGGTCCCAGCTATCCGCATCCCCGCTTCGGCGGCCACAAGAGCACGTAACCTGCTACGCACAGTCCAATACACTCATCCTCCTTCCTGTCCCTGCCACTCAAATCCaaaccatcaccatcataATCCCCGATCTCCTACTCTGGCCGATCATGTCCGACGACACATGGCAACCCCGACGGACCCGTCGCGAGAAAAAGAATATGCTTTCGAAATGGCTGCCTCAAGCATTCGATTTGGTCCCGGTTCCACCAAGGAGGTTGGTATGGACTTTGCGAACATGAAGGCGAAGCGTGTCTGCGTTGTTACGGATAGCAACGTTGCGAAGTTAGACGCCATGAAGCAGGCCATTGAGGGTCTAACCCGCGAAGGTATCGAATTCACAGTCTTCGACAAGGTTCGAGTCGAACCCAAGGACAGCTC AATCAAAGAAGCAATTGCTTTTGCCAAACCTTACCAACCCGACGCCTTCCTCGCAGTGG GTGGCGGATCGGTCATCGATACCGCGAAGCTCATGAACCTCTACACCGCATACCCGGAagccgacttcctcgactTCGTTAATGCACCACTTGGCAAGGGTCTTCCTGTCGAAAGGGCACTAAGACCTCTCGTCGCTGTACCCACCACAGCTGGTACGGGCTCAGAAACCACCGGAACTGCAATCTTTGATCTCGTTTCGAAGCGCGCCAAAACCGGAATTGCCCACCGTAACCTCAAGCCTACACTAGGAATTTGTGATCCTATTAACACAAGGACCATGCCATCCGCCGTGCACGCTGCTTCAGGCCTTGACGTCCTCTGCCACTCCCTCGAATCATGGACCGCAATCCCCTACAACGAACGCACCCCGCGCCCCACAAACCCCATAAACCGCCCCGCATATCAAGGCGCAAACCCCATCTCCGATATCTTCTCCCTCCAGGCCCTTCGCGACACAGTCAAGTACCTTCCTCGCGCGGTCAAGGACCCCGATGACTTCGAGGCCCAGTCCAAAATGCTTCTCGCTGCTACATTAGCCGGTGTCGGGTTCGGAAACGCTGGTGTTCATCTCTGCCACGGCATGTCATACCCGATTTCCAGCCAAAACCCAGGCTACAAACATGCCGGCTACGATGTCGACTACCCTATCATCCCTCACGGTGTCTCCGTCGCTGTAACCGCTCCTGCGGTGTTCCGGTTTACCGCAGCCTCGAACCCAGATCGCCACTTGGCGGCTGCGGAGGCCTTCGGTGTTGATATCACGAATGTTAAGCGTGAAAGTGCCGGTGAGGTACTCGGTGAAGCACTTTCCAGATTCCTCTCGGACCTTGGTGATCAGCCTCTAGGTCTGAGGAACCTGGGCTTCAAGTCCGCGGATATTGAGGGCTTGGTTGAGGGCACTCTCCCTCAGAAGCGAGTGCTAATGCTGGCCCCCAACCTTAACAGCGAGATAGAGGCTGAAAAGGATGAGCTGAGAGGCTTATTGGAGGAGTCTTTGACATACTAA